One window from the genome of Faecalibacterium sp. HTF-F encodes:
- a CDS encoding PTS transporter subunit IIBC, producing the protein MATTKAAPGKKGLINFDFLQKLGKVLMTVIAVMPAAGLMISLGKLVQMGGGDIAAVMTIGTTMENIGWAVINNLHILFAVAIGGSWAKERAGGAFAAVLAFALINVITGNIFGVTSAMLADPNAVTHTLFGQEIAVNGYFTSVLGAPALNMGVFVGIIAGFVGGVAYNKYYNFRKLPDALAFFNGKRFVPMVVIAYSVVISIVLSLFWPVVQTGINNFGIWIANSSETSPVLAPFIYGTLERLLLPFGLHHMLTIPMNYTSFGGTYTIATGVNAGSQVFGQDPLWLAWANDLINFKKAGDMAAYNNLLATVTPARFKVGQMIGATGLLLGIALAMYRRVDADKRANYKSMFISTALAVFLTGVTEPLEFMFMFCAMPLYIVYALLQGCAFAMAGIIHLRLHSFGNLEFITRIPMSLQAGLGGDIINFVICVIAFFAIGYVVAYFMIGKLKLATPGRLGNYTDDNADDSAADAKTEKKADKKADNGQAERIIALLGGRENIVLVDACMTRLRVTVKDPAKVADLAAWKAEGALSLLVKGDGIQAVYGPKADVLKSDINDIL; encoded by the coding sequence ATGGCAACAACAAAAGCGGCTCCGGGCAAAAAGGGGCTCATCAACTTCGACTTTTTACAAAAGCTGGGCAAGGTGCTGATGACGGTCATCGCCGTCATGCCCGCTGCCGGTCTGATGATCAGTCTGGGCAAGCTGGTGCAGATGGGCGGCGGCGACATCGCAGCAGTCATGACCATCGGCACCACCATGGAGAACATCGGCTGGGCAGTCATCAACAACCTGCACATCCTGTTCGCCGTGGCCATCGGCGGCAGCTGGGCAAAGGAGCGCGCCGGCGGTGCCTTCGCGGCAGTGCTGGCATTTGCCCTCATCAATGTGATCACCGGCAACATCTTCGGCGTCACCAGCGCCATGCTGGCAGACCCCAATGCCGTGACCCACACCCTGTTCGGGCAGGAGATCGCCGTCAACGGTTACTTTACCTCCGTGCTGGGTGCTCCGGCCCTGAACATGGGCGTGTTTGTGGGCATCATCGCCGGTTTTGTGGGCGGTGTGGCTTACAATAAATACTACAACTTCCGCAAGCTGCCGGATGCACTGGCTTTCTTCAACGGCAAGCGCTTCGTGCCCATGGTGGTCATTGCCTACTCGGTGGTCATTTCCATCGTGCTGTCGCTGTTCTGGCCTGTCGTCCAGACCGGCATCAACAACTTCGGCATCTGGATCGCCAACTCTTCCGAGACCTCTCCCGTTCTGGCTCCGTTCATCTATGGCACGCTGGAGCGTCTGCTGCTGCCCTTCGGTCTGCACCACATGCTGACCATCCCCATGAACTACACCTCCTTCGGCGGCACCTACACCATCGCCACCGGCGTCAATGCAGGCAGTCAGGTATTTGGTCAGGACCCGCTGTGGCTGGCATGGGCCAACGACCTCATCAACTTCAAGAAGGCCGGTGACATGGCTGCTTACAACAACCTGCTGGCTACCGTTACCCCCGCCCGCTTCAAGGTAGGCCAGATGATCGGCGCTACCGGTCTGCTGCTGGGCATCGCACTGGCCATGTACCGCCGTGTGGACGCCGACAAGCGCGCAAACTATAAGTCCATGTTCATCTCCACCGCACTGGCCGTGTTCCTGACCGGCGTCACCGAGCCGCTGGAATTCATGTTCATGTTCTGCGCCATGCCGCTGTACATCGTGTACGCACTGCTGCAGGGCTGTGCGTTCGCCATGGCAGGCATCATCCATCTGCGCCTGCACTCCTTCGGCAATCTGGAATTCATCACCCGCATCCCCATGTCCCTGCAGGCCGGTCTGGGCGGCGATATCATCAACTTTGTGATCTGCGTGATCGCATTCTTTGCAATCGGCTACGTTGTGGCTTACTTCATGATCGGCAAGCTCAAGCTGGCTACGCCGGGCCGTCTGGGCAACTATACCGATGACAACGCGGACGATTCCGCTGCCGATGCAAAGACCGAGAAGAAGGCCGACAAAAAGGCCGACAACGGTCAGGCCGAGCGCATCATCGCCCTGCTGGGCGGCCGTGAGAACATCGTGCTGGTGGATGCCTGCATGACCCGTCTGCGCGTTACTGTGAAGGACCCCGCCAAGGTGGCCGACCTTGCCGCATGGAAGGCTGAGGGTGCCCTGAGCCTGCTGGTGAAGGGCGACGGCATTCAGGCTGTGTACGGCCCCAAGGCAGACGTTCTGAAATCTGATATCAACGATATTTTGTAA
- a CDS encoding ABC transporter permease: protein MSSTEMKSYLSLIPISAKVRRRQNRMTILCIVLAVFLVTAVFSMADMAIRMETSNQLNKNGNWHIMVKDISPETAAELAAQEDVAAFSAYSDINASLTENYFAGDKRAALVGADDAILQIFPGMQCSTAPADGEVLVTANIRDWLDVTVGTAIPLTLPDGQTISLTVAGFNEDTSDANQYDAVVLVMNRSTFSQIAAQVEESFETQYFIQFKPRTNLRQSIVNIENKYEISEEKISENTYLMALNASSNNDYIVGLYAVAAVLAGMVVLAGIFMITGSINSNVAQRTSYYGMLRCLGAGKNQVRMLVRLEALFWCKTAVPAGCVLGIVSTWGLCSFLRRFIGEEFSSLPVLGISPVGIICGSVLGLITVWFAASSPARRAAKASPITAATGNAVENAADSPCHARLFGSRAELSLGVSHATSSKKNLLLMTGSFALSILLFLSFSVLLRWVGFALNPLQPYTPDLSVAETSGQNVLDPVLVEQLEALPEVKHAFGRMYCPLPAEYQGKQGSIDLISYDTIQFGWAKKDLIGGTLPQEPEDGTYPVLTVFDKSNSLTVGDTIQLEDAKLTVVGVLNDSPFSSTDSPIVICTEETFHQLTGQNRYAVIDIQLKDTTADAAIAQVHTLLSDTLNKQVVFSNRIEGNRMIQSTYWAFHLVVYAFLIVIAGITILNIINSISMSVSARMKQYGILRAIGMDDTQLKRMISAEAGTYAVSGLVVGIALGLVLNRKLYILLITHYFGAAWQVPWGCLAVIVVVVLAAVVLAVYNPVRRILMQPITATISEL from the coding sequence ATGAGCAGCACAGAAATGAAAAGCTATCTGAGCCTGATCCCGATTTCTGCCAAGGTACGCAGACGGCAGAACCGCATGACGATTTTGTGCATCGTCCTTGCGGTGTTTCTGGTCACGGCGGTGTTCAGTATGGCAGATATGGCGATTCGGATGGAAACCTCAAACCAGCTGAACAAAAACGGAAACTGGCATATCATGGTAAAGGACATCTCCCCTGAAACAGCCGCAGAGCTTGCCGCACAGGAGGATGTTGCTGCATTTTCGGCGTATAGCGACATCAACGCTTCCCTTACGGAAAACTACTTTGCCGGAGATAAACGTGCCGCACTGGTAGGAGCAGATGATGCAATCCTTCAAATCTTTCCGGGAATGCAGTGTAGCACTGCCCCGGCGGATGGCGAAGTGCTCGTGACAGCAAACATCCGGGATTGGCTGGATGTCACGGTCGGTACAGCGATTCCGCTGACGCTCCCGGATGGACAGACCATTTCGCTTACTGTCGCAGGTTTCAATGAGGATACCTCCGATGCGAACCAGTATGATGCTGTTGTGCTGGTGATGAACCGCAGTACATTTTCTCAGATTGCCGCACAGGTAGAAGAATCCTTTGAAACACAGTATTTCATCCAGTTCAAGCCACGTACCAATTTGCGGCAGTCCATTGTGAACATCGAAAACAAGTACGAAATTTCAGAAGAAAAAATCTCCGAAAATACTTACCTGATGGCGTTGAACGCAAGCAGCAACAACGATTATATTGTAGGCTTATATGCGGTAGCGGCTGTGTTGGCTGGCATGGTCGTCCTTGCCGGAATTTTTATGATCACAGGCAGCATCAACAGCAATGTAGCGCAGCGTACCAGCTATTATGGAATGCTGCGTTGTCTTGGGGCAGGAAAAAATCAGGTTCGGATGCTTGTCCGGCTGGAAGCTCTTTTCTGGTGTAAAACTGCTGTTCCAGCAGGATGTGTGCTGGGAATCGTTTCCACATGGGGATTGTGTTCCTTTCTGCGTAGATTTATCGGCGAGGAGTTCAGCTCTTTACCAGTGCTTGGCATCAGCCCGGTCGGTATTATCTGTGGTTCCGTGCTGGGACTTATCACGGTTTGGTTCGCGGCATCTTCTCCGGCACGGCGGGCGGCAAAAGCTTCTCCGATCACAGCAGCAACTGGGAATGCGGTAGAAAATGCAGCGGATTCTCCGTGTCATGCTCGGTTGTTTGGAAGTCGTGCAGAGCTTTCTTTGGGCGTGAGCCATGCAACCTCGTCCAAAAAGAACTTGCTTCTGATGACAGGTTCCTTTGCGTTAAGCATTCTCCTGTTTTTGAGCTTTTCGGTTTTGCTTCGATGGGTTGGATTTGCGCTGAATCCGTTGCAGCCCTACACACCGGACTTATCGGTGGCTGAAACATCCGGGCAAAATGTCCTTGACCCGGTGCTGGTGGAGCAGCTGGAAGCTCTGCCGGAAGTCAAACACGCATTCGGGCGGATGTATTGCCCGCTCCCGGCGGAATATCAGGGAAAACAGGGGTCCATCGACCTGATTTCATACGATACGATACAGTTTGGCTGGGCGAAAAAAGACCTGATTGGCGGAACCCTTCCGCAGGAGCCGGAGGATGGCACATACCCTGTGCTGACGGTATTCGACAAAAGCAACTCCCTGACCGTGGGTGATACCATTCAGCTGGAGGATGCAAAGCTCACAGTCGTGGGTGTATTGAACGACAGCCCGTTCAGTAGTACCGATTCCCCGATTGTTATCTGCACCGAAGAAACCTTCCATCAGCTGACCGGGCAAAACCGCTATGCGGTGATCGATATTCAACTAAAAGATACCACAGCAGACGCAGCCATTGCACAAGTGCACACCCTGCTGAGCGACACGTTAAACAAGCAGGTTGTTTTTTCCAACCGAATCGAAGGAAATCGGATGATACAAAGCACCTACTGGGCGTTCCATCTGGTGGTCTATGCGTTTCTCATCGTGATTGCAGGAATCACCATTCTGAACATCATCAACAGCATTTCCATGAGCGTGTCGGCACGAATGAAGCAGTATGGCATCCTGCGTGCCATTGGGATGGATGATACACAGCTGAAACGCATGATCTCTGCCGAAGCTGGCACCTATGCGGTGTCCGGTCTTGTGGTGGGCATTGCGCTGGGTCTTGTGCTGAATCGGAAGCTGTATATCCTGCTCATCACCCATTATTTCGGTGCAGCGTGGCAGGTGCCGTGGGGCTGTCTTGCCGTGATTGTCGTAGTCGTGCTGGCGGCTGTGGTGCTGGCAGTATATAACCCGGTCAGGCGAATCCTCATGCAGCCCATTACTGCAACCATCAGTGAATTATAA
- a CDS encoding recombinase family protein, with translation MTAVIYARYSSDNQREESIEGQIRECTAYAEKNGITIVKHYIDRAISAKTDNRPEFQQMIKDSDKKLFDIVLVWKLDRFARNRYDSARYKTQLKKNGVKLMSATEIISDGPEGIILESVLEGYAEYYSADLSEKVIRGMTENALKGKFSGGAIPFGYTINADRRFEIDPLTAPFVAEAFQRYNDGQTMREIRDWLNEKGIKNKRGGPMTFNVIQHMLSNRRYIGELKYRDVLIPDAIPSIVSAELFNDVQEKMLKNKKAPARRKAEDDYLLTTKLFCGYCGALMFGESGTSRTGEVHRYYKCATAKKHKGCKKKTVRKQWLEDLVVNQTMQLVKDDAAMESIIAKVMELQNKENTNIPLYEKQLRDAESGIQNMLNAIQAGILTSSTKERLEQLEETKRELEARIAEEKLAKPKVTEEFIRFWLLRFRKLDMSLKDQRQALVDTFINAIYLYDDKVLITFNYKEGTQTVTFGEATEVASEGNGSDLDCFTAPRKTSTQCVLVFLFRCGRGLEQQRRRPQPAAETGRSCWGRVLIFQSPAKGLQKNQQTQPVRP, from the coding sequence ATGACCGCCGTAATCTACGCCCGCTATTCCTCGGACAACCAGCGCGAAGAATCTATCGAAGGTCAGATTCGTGAATGCACCGCCTATGCCGAAAAGAACGGCATCACCATCGTCAAGCACTATATTGACCGTGCCATCTCTGCCAAGACGGACAACCGCCCGGAGTTCCAGCAGATGATCAAGGACAGTGACAAGAAGCTGTTCGACATCGTGCTGGTCTGGAAGTTGGATCGTTTTGCCCGAAATCGCTATGACAGTGCCCGGTACAAGACCCAGCTGAAAAAGAATGGTGTCAAGCTTATGTCTGCCACCGAGATCATTTCGGATGGCCCGGAAGGTATCATTCTGGAATCGGTTCTGGAAGGTTATGCCGAGTATTACTCCGCTGATCTGTCCGAAAAGGTCATTCGCGGCATGACGGAAAACGCCCTGAAAGGCAAATTTTCTGGCGGTGCTATCCCTTTCGGCTACACCATCAACGCAGACCGCCGCTTTGAAATCGACCCACTCACAGCTCCCTTTGTAGCTGAAGCTTTCCAGCGGTACAATGACGGACAGACGATGCGGGAGATTCGGGATTGGCTCAATGAAAAGGGCATCAAGAATAAGCGCGGTGGGCCAATGACTTTCAATGTCATCCAGCACATGCTGAGCAACCGCCGATATATCGGCGAGTTGAAGTACCGGGACGTCCTGATTCCCGATGCGATTCCCTCCATTGTGTCCGCAGAGCTTTTCAACGATGTACAGGAAAAGATGTTGAAAAATAAGAAAGCCCCTGCCCGTAGAAAGGCAGAGGATGACTACCTGCTCACCACCAAGCTGTTCTGCGGCTACTGTGGGGCGTTGATGTTTGGCGAAAGCGGCACGAGCCGGACGGGTGAAGTCCACCGCTACTATAAATGTGCCACTGCCAAAAAGCACAAGGGCTGCAAGAAAAAGACCGTCCGCAAACAGTGGCTGGAAGATCTGGTGGTCAACCAGACCATGCAGCTTGTCAAGGACGATGCCGCTATGGAATCCATCATCGCCAAGGTGATGGAGTTGCAAAACAAGGAGAACACCAACATTCCCCTTTATGAAAAGCAGCTCCGGGATGCAGAATCCGGTATCCAGAATATGCTGAACGCGATACAGGCTGGAATCCTAACCAGTTCCACCAAGGAGCGGCTGGAGCAGTTGGAAGAAACCAAGCGTGAGCTTGAAGCCCGCATTGCGGAAGAAAAGCTGGCGAAGCCGAAAGTGACCGAAGAGTTCATCCGGTTTTGGTTGCTCCGGTTCCGCAAGCTGGACATGAGCCTGAAAGACCAGCGGCAGGCACTGGTGGATACCTTCATCAATGCGATTTATCTGTACGATGATAAGGTTTTGATAACCTTCAACTATAAAGAAGGAACACAGACCGTCACCTTTGGAGAAGCGACAGAAGTTGCATCCGAGGGAAATGGTTCGGATTTGGATTGCTTTACTGCACCAAGAAAAACCAGTACACAATGTGTACTGGTTTTTCTTTTTCGGTGCGGAAGAGGACTTGAACAGCAACGACGACGACCGCAGCCAGCGGCTGAAACAGGGAGGAGTTGTTGGGGCCGCGTTCTGATTTTTCAAAGCCCTGCCAAGGGGCTGCAGAAAAATCAGCAAACGCAACCCGTAAGGCCCTGA
- a CDS encoding AraC family transcriptional regulator has translation MQNQASLQETKQHGAVRFPFNLYPCTIPGDFPQVALHWQESMELVFVKRGTGLVQVGAESCPARMGDIFIFTPGTLHALRQAEGQCMEYENIIFELELLGGAEDLCAEKYLLPLQSGRLSLPARLTPNDLCYLQAAACLREVEDANRAKLPGYELQVKGALLRFLALLLAQGRQRLAAETADTQRLKTLLQWLSAHYAEALRVADAAGVCSFSASHFMRWFRQMTGQSFVAFLNEYRLNTAAEALQATDETVLTIASRCGFENLSYFNRAFKAHFGMTPREYRKK, from the coding sequence ATGCAAAATCAGGCATCTTTGCAGGAGACCAAGCAGCACGGTGCCGTGCGGTTTCCCTTCAATCTGTATCCCTGCACCATTCCGGGGGACTTTCCGCAGGTGGCGCTCCACTGGCAGGAGAGCATGGAGCTGGTCTTTGTCAAGCGGGGCACAGGGCTGGTGCAGGTGGGCGCTGAAAGCTGCCCGGCCCGCATGGGGGACATCTTTATTTTTACGCCCGGCACCCTCCATGCCCTGCGGCAGGCCGAGGGGCAGTGCATGGAATACGAAAATATCATTTTTGAGCTGGAGCTTCTGGGCGGCGCAGAGGACCTTTGTGCCGAGAAATATCTGCTTCCGCTGCAAAGCGGGCGCCTGTCGCTGCCTGCGCGGCTGACCCCGAACGATTTGTGTTATCTGCAGGCCGCCGCCTGCCTGCGGGAGGTGGAGGATGCCAACCGTGCCAAGCTCCCCGGCTATGAACTGCAGGTCAAGGGGGCGCTGCTGCGGTTTCTTGCCCTGCTCCTTGCACAGGGCCGGCAGCGGCTTGCCGCCGAGACAGCCGACACCCAGCGGCTGAAAACGCTCCTGCAATGGCTCTCGGCTCATTATGCCGAGGCGCTCCGGGTCGCGGATGCCGCCGGGGTCTGCTCCTTCAGCGCCAGCCATTTTATGCGGTGGTTCCGGCAGATGACCGGACAGAGCTTTGTGGCCTTTCTGAACGAGTACCGGCTCAACACCGCCGCCGAAGCGCTGCAGGCCACGGATGAGACGGTTCTGACCATCGCTTCCCGGTGCGGGTTTGAGAACCTCTCCTATTTTAACCGGGCGTTCAAGGCACACTTCGGCATGACGCCCCGGGAGTACCGGAAAAAATAA
- a CDS encoding purine-nucleoside phosphorylase: MEHLYEKALESAEYIKARTTKRPKVAVVLGSGLGNLTADFTDTEELPYKDIPNFPVSTVAGHKGALLAGRLGEKEVYALEGRFHFYEGYSMKEVCYPFYVLKLLGVEQVVLTNACGGINRDFAPGTLMLITDFINMMGTNPLIGPNDERFGPRFPDMTEPYNLELQELAKHTAEEMGIDYKEGTYLGFMGPCYETAAEIRAFAGMGADAVGMSTVPETMVCNYMGMKVLAVSCITNMATGIQTVKHSHARVLEIANQAGDTMCRWLGAVIQKM, translated from the coding sequence ATGGAACATCTTTATGAAAAAGCACTGGAAAGTGCAGAGTACATCAAGGCACGCACCACCAAACGCCCAAAGGTGGCGGTGGTGCTGGGGTCCGGGCTGGGAAACCTGACCGCAGACTTTACCGACACAGAGGAGCTGCCCTACAAGGACATCCCCAACTTCCCGGTATCCACAGTGGCAGGGCACAAAGGCGCTTTGCTGGCAGGCAGACTGGGCGAAAAAGAAGTCTATGCCTTGGAAGGCCGCTTCCACTTTTATGAGGGCTACAGCATGAAGGAGGTCTGCTACCCCTTCTATGTCCTCAAGCTGCTGGGCGTGGAGCAGGTGGTGCTGACCAATGCCTGCGGCGGCATCAACCGGGACTTTGCTCCCGGCACCCTGATGCTCATCACCGACTTCATCAACATGATGGGCACGAATCCCCTCATCGGCCCCAACGATGAACGGTTCGGCCCCCGGTTTCCGGACATGACCGAGCCCTACAATCTGGAACTGCAGGAGCTTGCCAAGCACACCGCTGAGGAAATGGGCATCGACTACAAGGAGGGCACCTATCTGGGATTCATGGGGCCCTGCTACGAGACCGCTGCGGAGATACGCGCCTTTGCAGGCATGGGCGCAGATGCCGTGGGCATGAGTACCGTACCGGAAACGATGGTCTGCAATTATATGGGAATGAAGGTGCTTGCGGTCAGCTGCATCACCAATATGGCCACCGGCATCCAGACCGTGAAGCACAGCCATGCCCGCGTGCTGGAAATTGCCAATCAGGCGGGAGATACCATGTGCCGCTGGCTTGGTGCCGTCATCCAGAAGATGTAA
- a CDS encoding LacI family DNA-binding transcriptional regulator encodes MAVTIKDVAAAAGVSPSTVSRTCKDSPSISRDTKERVRRIMAQLGYEPNFEAEPVEAFSKTIGIILPSSQRDVYENAFHLEIIRGIGQFCNQRRYVNTVITGQDDAEVLDAIQSMVANAQADGFILLYSKKDCPVAAYLRSEGLLHVIVGKAAQSANQTIYIDNDNALAGEEAADYLYEMGHRRIAYFGVSNAMLFSAERKRGYQMSLLKHGITPREQDCVEIDALNDAYEETLKALLTAPDRPTAMLVSDDILAVVLEQFCGKLGLHVPKDLSIVSFNNSLFSRITSPQLTTVDVNPYQLGMEAASQTINHIENPNLLATKIIVPHRLIPRESCCPPPEV; translated from the coding sequence ATGGCAGTTACCATCAAGGATGTCGCCGCAGCAGCGGGGGTCTCCCCCTCCACGGTGTCCCGCACCTGCAAGGACAGCCCTTCCATCAGCCGGGACACCAAGGAGCGGGTGCGCCGCATCATGGCACAGCTGGGCTATGAGCCGAACTTTGAAGCCGAACCAGTGGAAGCTTTTTCCAAGACCATCGGCATCATTCTGCCCTCCTCCCAGCGGGACGTCTACGAAAATGCATTCCATCTGGAGATCATCCGCGGCATCGGGCAGTTCTGCAACCAGCGGCGGTATGTGAACACGGTCATCACCGGGCAGGACGATGCAGAGGTTCTGGACGCCATCCAGAGCATGGTGGCCAACGCGCAGGCAGATGGTTTCATCCTGCTCTATTCCAAAAAGGACTGTCCTGTGGCAGCCTATCTGCGCAGCGAAGGGCTGCTCCACGTCATTGTGGGCAAGGCAGCACAGTCCGCCAACCAGACCATCTATATCGACAACGACAACGCCCTTGCCGGAGAGGAAGCCGCCGACTACCTCTATGAGATGGGCCACCGCCGCATTGCCTATTTTGGTGTCAGCAATGCCATGCTGTTTTCGGCAGAGCGTAAGCGCGGCTACCAGATGTCCCTGCTCAAGCATGGCATCACCCCCCGCGAGCAGGACTGCGTGGAGATCGACGCCCTGAACGATGCGTACGAAGAAACGCTGAAGGCCCTGCTCACCGCGCCGGACCGCCCCACCGCCATGCTGGTCAGCGATGATATTCTTGCTGTGGTGCTGGAACAGTTCTGCGGCAAGCTGGGGCTGCACGTCCCGAAAGACCTTTCCATCGTTTCCTTCAACAACTCGCTGTTCTCCCGCATCACCAGCCCGCAGCTGACCACCGTGGACGTGAACCCCTACCAGCTGGGCATGGAAGCGGCCAGCCAGACCATCAACCACATCGAGAACCCGAATCTTCTGGCAACCAAGATCATCGTGCCGCACCGGCTCATCCCACGGGAGAGTTGCTGCCCGCCGCCGGAGGTCTGA
- the malQ gene encoding 4-alpha-glucanotransferase, whose amino-acid sequence MQRSAGILLPISSLPSPYGIGCFSQEAYDFVDWLKEAGQTYWQILPLGVTSYGDSPYQSFSAFAGNPYFISLDALVEEGVLTADECKKANFGRKADDINYSRLYTERGRLLRLAYSRSDIGHNEVFTAFCEKNKWWLDDFALFMAVKDRFEGKPWIEWAEDIRLRWQLAMDYYRRELYFEVEYHKYLQFKFDEQWRKLKAYANSKGIQIIGDIPIYVALDSADAWANPGLFQLDQENLPTAVAGVPPDGFSPTGQLWGNPLYRWEAHRETGYQWWITRLWYCFELYDVVRIDHFRGFDEYFSIPYGSETAAEGHWEKGPGIELFRAVEQALGKREIIAEDLGYMSETVRQLVRDSGFPGMKVLEFAFDSRDTGSASDYLPHNYPVNSVAYTGTHDNETLVSWYQTITDAERAMVRDYLYDYATPEEQLYKSMIALILRSAAATCIVPMQDWLGLDNSARINQPSTVGQNWRWRLKKTQLTKKLQKEICLLTTRYGRKNWA is encoded by the coding sequence ATGCAGAGAAGTGCAGGCATTTTGCTGCCCATCAGCAGTCTGCCGTCCCCTTACGGCATCGGCTGCTTTTCGCAGGAAGCATACGACTTTGTGGACTGGCTCAAGGAAGCCGGGCAGACCTACTGGCAGATCCTGCCGCTGGGTGTTACCAGCTACGGCGACAGCCCTTATCAGAGTTTTTCTGCCTTTGCGGGCAATCCGTATTTCATCAGTCTGGATGCACTGGTGGAGGAAGGGGTGCTGACTGCCGACGAGTGCAAAAAGGCAAACTTCGGCCGCAAGGCAGACGACATCAACTACAGCCGCCTGTATACCGAGCGCGGCCGTCTGCTGCGGCTGGCGTACTCCCGCAGCGACATCGGCCACAACGAAGTGTTTACAGCGTTCTGTGAGAAAAACAAGTGGTGGCTGGATGATTTTGCCCTGTTCATGGCGGTGAAGGACCGCTTTGAGGGCAAGCCGTGGATCGAGTGGGCCGAGGACATCCGTCTGCGCTGGCAGCTTGCCATGGACTACTACCGCCGGGAGCTGTATTTTGAGGTGGAGTACCACAAGTATCTCCAGTTCAAGTTCGACGAGCAGTGGCGCAAACTGAAAGCCTACGCCAACAGCAAGGGCATCCAGATCATCGGCGATATCCCCATCTATGTGGCGCTGGACTCAGCAGATGCATGGGCAAACCCGGGGCTGTTCCAGCTGGATCAGGAAAATCTGCCCACGGCGGTGGCGGGTGTTCCCCCGGATGGATTTTCGCCCACCGGTCAGCTCTGGGGCAATCCGCTCTACCGCTGGGAAGCTCACCGCGAAACCGGCTATCAGTGGTGGATCACCCGCCTGTGGTACTGCTTCGAGCTGTACGATGTGGTGCGCATCGACCACTTCCGCGGTTTCGATGAGTATTTCTCCATCCCCTACGGCAGCGAGACTGCGGCGGAGGGCCACTGGGAGAAGGGCCCCGGCATCGAGCTGTTCCGCGCCGTGGAGCAGGCATTGGGCAAGCGGGAAATCATTGCAGAGGACCTTGGCTATATGAGCGAGACGGTCCGTCAGCTGGTGCGGGACAGCGGCTTCCCCGGCATGAAGGTGCTGGAATTTGCCTTTGACTCCCGGGACACCGGCAGCGCCAGCGACTACCTGCCCCACAACTACCCTGTGAACAGTGTGGCCTATACCGGCACCCACGACAACGAGACGCTGGTGTCGTGGTACCAGACCATCACCGATGCCGAGCGTGCCATGGTGCGGGACTACCTGTACGACTACGCCACCCCGGAAGAGCAGCTCTATAAAAGCATGATCGCACTGATCCTGCGCAGCGCAGCGGCGACCTGCATCGTTCCCATGCAGGACTGGCTGGGGTTGGACAATTCTGCCCGCATCAATCAGCCCTCCACCGTGGGCCAGAACTGGCGCTGGCGGCTGAAAAAGACCCAGCTGACCAAGAAGCTTCAAAAGGAGATCTGCCTGCTGACCACCCGCTATGGGCGGAAAAACTGGGCGTGA
- a CDS encoding endonuclease/exonuclease/phosphatase family protein, whose amino-acid sequence MKLLTLNTHSLIEPDYEAKREIFVNFIAVEQPEVFALQEVNQTAAAPLLGDAPAGYYPCPGNRVPLKADNHAAAVARMLEQRGVHYYWSWLPAKVGYDIYDEGEAVFSRAPITAAENLLLSKTNDYSNWKTRRTLGVCAGDVWYYTVHMGWWKDEEEPFAAQWETLSQAAGAKQTAFLLGDFNSEADVRGEGYDLILRSGWQDTYRLAQQRDDGYTVVQAIDGWRDAPDAAAKKRIDQIWCSRAAAVKSSRVVFNGLQEPQVSDHAGILIEL is encoded by the coding sequence ATGAAACTGCTGACTTTGAATACCCACAGCCTCATCGAGCCGGACTATGAGGCCAAGCGGGAGATCTTTGTAAACTTCATCGCAGTGGAGCAGCCGGAGGTGTTCGCCCTGCAGGAGGTGAACCAGACCGCCGCCGCTCCGCTGCTGGGGGACGCTCCGGCAGGGTACTATCCCTGCCCTGGCAATAGGGTGCCGCTGAAAGCGGACAACCACGCCGCCGCGGTGGCCCGGATGCTGGAACAGCGGGGCGTGCACTACTACTGGAGCTGGCTCCCGGCAAAGGTCGGCTACGATATTTACGATGAGGGCGAGGCGGTGTTCAGCCGTGCGCCCATCACCGCCGCCGAAAACCTGCTGCTGAGCAAAACAAACGATTACAGCAACTGGAAGACCCGCCGCACACTGGGCGTCTGTGCAGGAGACGTCTGGTATTACACGGTGCACATGGGCTGGTGGAAGGACGAGGAAGAACCGTTTGCTGCCCAGTGGGAAACGCTGTCGCAGGCAGCGGGTGCAAAACAGACCGCCTTTCTGCTGGGGGACTTCAACAGTGAAGCCGACGTGCGGGGGGAAGGCTATGACCTCATCCTCCGCAGCGGCTGGCAGGACACCTATCGTCTGGCGCAGCAGCGGGATGATGGCTACACCGTTGTGCAGGCCATCGATGGCTGGCGGGACGCCCCGGATGCGGCGGCAAAAAAGCGCATCGACCAGATCTGGTGCTCCCGAGCAGCAGCCGTAAAAAGCAGCCGGGTGGTGTTCAACGGCTTGCAGGAGCCACAGGTATCGGACCATGCAGGTATTTTGATCGAGTTATAA